A window of the Lates calcarifer isolate ASB-BC8 linkage group LG18, TLL_Latcal_v3, whole genome shotgun sequence genome harbors these coding sequences:
- the mkln1 gene encoding LOW QUALITY PROTEIN: muskelin (The sequence of the model RefSeq protein was modified relative to this genomic sequence to represent the inferred CDS: deleted 1 base in 1 codon) → MMEELSWNILVDKPNDQSSRWSSESNYPPQFLILKMERPAIVQSITFGKYEKTHVCNLKKFKVFGGMSEENMTELLSSGLKNDYNKETFTLKHKIDEQMFPCRFVKIVPLMSWGPSFNFSIWYIELHGIEDPDVVQPCLNWYSKYREQEAIRLCLKHFRQHNYTEAFESLQKKTRIALEHPMLTHLHDRLVLQGDFDACEELIDKAVRDGLFNQYISQQEYKPRWSQIIPKCNKGTTAQEINRDDMNGDGDDNRPGMRGGHQMVIDVQTETVYLFGGWDGTQDLADFWAYSVQENQWACISRDTEKESGPSARSCHKMCIDSQRRQIYTLGRYLDSSVRNSKSLKSDFYRYDIDANTWTLLSEDTSADGGPKLVFDHQMCMDSEKHMIYTFGGRILTCNGSVEDSRTSEPQFSGLYAYHCQAGTWSLLREDSCNAGPEDVQSRIGHCMLFHTRNRCLYVFGGQRSKTYLNDFFSYDVDGDHVEIISDGTKKDSGMVPMTGFTQRATIDPELNEIHVLSGLSKDKDKREENVRNSFWIYDIARNNWSCVYKNDQAVKENPSKALQEEEPCPRFAHQLVYDEMHKVHYLFGGNPGKSCSPKMRLDDFWSLKLCRPSKEYLLRHCRYLIRKYRFEEKAQSEPLSALKYLQNDLSLTVDHTDPDETKEFQLLPSALFKSSSDFIPLGFSDVDQTYAQRTQLFDTLVNFFPDSMTPPKGNLVDLITL, encoded by the exons ATGATGGAAGAACTGTCTTG gaacATCTTGGTGGACAAACCTAATGATCAGTCTTCCAGGTGGTCTTCTGAGAGCAACTACCCTCCACAG ttCTTAATCTTGAAAATGGAGAGGCCGGCAATTGTTCAGAGCATCACCTTTGGGAAATATGAGAAGACTCATGTCTGCAACCTGAAGAAGTTTAAAGTGTTTGGTGGGATGAGTGAAGAGAACATGACAGAGCTCTTGTCCAG tGGCCTTAAGAATGACTACAACAAGGAAACGTTCACCTTAAAGCACAAGATTGACGAGCAGATGTTTCCCTGCAGATTTGTCAAAATAG TGCCTCTGATGTCTTGGGGTCCTAGTTTTAACTTCAGCATCTGGTACATTGAGCTGCATGGTATTGAAGATCCTGATGTGGTGCAGCCGTGCCTTAACTGGTATAGCAAG TATAGAGAACAGGAAGCCATCCGCCTTTGTCTCAAGCACTTCCGGCAGCATAACTACACAGAGGCCTTTGAGTCGCTGCAGAAGAAGACTCGGATAGCACTAGAGCACCCCATGCTCACCCACCTGCACGACCGGCTGGTGCTGCAAGGAGACTTCGATGCTTGTGAGGAGCTCATAGACAAAGCTGTAAGAG ATGGTTTGTTTAACCAGTATATCAGCCAGCAGGAGTACAAGCCCAGGTGGAGTCAGATCATCCCGAAATGCAACAAAGGTACCACTGCCCAAGAAATCAACCGAGATGACATGAACG GCGACGGCGACGACAACAGGCCAGGGATGAGAGGAGGACATCAAATGGTCATTGACGTCCAGACTG AGACTGTGTATCTGTTTGGGGGCTGGGACGGTACACAGGACCTGGCTGACTTTTGGGCTTACAGTGTTCAGGAGAACCAGTGGGCCTGCATCTCC AGAGACACTGAGAAAGAG AGTGGTCCGAGTGCTCGTTCCTGCCACAAGATGTGCATCGACTCTCAGCGGCGCCAAATCTACACACTGGGCCGGTACCTAGACTCCAGCGTGAGGAACAGCAAGTCTCTAAAGAGCGACTTCTACCGCTACGACATCGACGCCAACACCTGGACGCTACTCAGTGAGGACACATCAGCTGACGGAGGCCCGAAGTTGGTGTTTGACCACCAG ATGTGCATGGACTCAGAGAAGCACATGATCTACACGTTTGGAGGTCGGATCCTGACATGTAACGGCAGCGTGGAGGACAGTCGGACGTCAGAGCCTCAGTTCAGTGGCCTGTATGCCTACCACTGCCAGGCCGGAACGTGGAGCCTCCTGCGGGAAGATTCCTGCAATGCCGGGCCAGAGGACGTTCAGTCCCGCATTGGACACTGCATGCTCTTCCACACT AGAAACCGCTGTCTGTATGTCtttggaggtcagaggtcaaagacGTATCTCAATGATTTCTTTAGCTACGATGTGGATGGAGACCACGTGGAGATCATATCTGATGGCACCAAGAAGGACTCTGGCATGG TGCCAATGACGGGCTTTACCCAGAGAGCCACCATCGATCCCGAGCTCAATGAGATCCACGTGCTGTCAGGCCTCAGCAAAGACAAGGACAAACGGGAGGAGAACGTCCGCAACTCCTTCTGGATCTATGACATCGCCCGCAACAACTG GTCATGTGTGTATAAGAACGATCAGGCAGTAAAAGAAAACCCGAGTAaggctctgcaggaggaggagccgTGTCCACGCTTCGCACACCAGCTGGTGTATGATGAGATGCacaag gtgcaTTACCTGTTTGGTGGAAACCCAGGGAAGTCTTGTTCTCCCAAGATGCGTCTGGACGACTTCTGGTCTCTCAAACTGTGTCGGCCCTCTAAGGAGTACCTGCTCCGTCACTGCAGATACCTCATCAGGAAATACAG GTTTGAAGAGAAAGCCCAGTCAGAGCCACTGAGTGCATTGAAGTACCTTCAGAATGATCTGTCACTCACTGTGGACCACACAGATCCCGATGAGACCAAAGAG tTTCAGCTCCTGCCCTCAGCTCTCTTCAAGTCCAGCTCTGACTTCATCCCTTTGG